The proteins below come from a single Hippocampus zosterae strain Florida chromosome 5, ASM2543408v3, whole genome shotgun sequence genomic window:
- the LOC127601211 gene encoding zona pellucida sperm-binding protein 3-like — protein sequence MIYFPFLTVLSLFASYEGGKPPLQTTFAPFPSALTRPNRTMINNFQREWPTFPQAYLRLPVFVHSRLPPLEKLHLSPAKGSGLEPLPQPVRERLLPGRPGWRPPGPSADRSVKTSCKRDKMLVRVPKSILGDGEINYQLKLGTCQAKKSSKNFVYFLNGLQQCGTKRQMINGQMTYSNTLQYNPGIRQGPIRRTAPFVITVSCNYSRYHYSYKVGYLPKMRMRRIFKAMRNRANFILTPRNAQWERLAPLDQYILGEPMYFEAEGPSMPQDMRLYVHSCYATPNKSHTSTPQFPVVKDFGCMIESKYSRSRFIPYKHNVVRFSVDAFYFQGMTDQLYMHCTMSAESNVPTPTAKSCNYDTNLGRWVELHGWDWVCACCDSSCGSSAACEKHHP from the exons ATGATTTATTTCCCATTCCTTACCGTTTTGTCGCTGTTTGCCTCATACGAAGGAGGGAAGCCCCCATTACAGACTACCTTTGCTCCATTCCCGAGTGCTTTAACCCGACCAAACCGAACAATGATTAACAATTTCCAAAGAGAATGGCCAACTTTTCCCCAGGCTTATCTCAGACTACCCGTGTTCGTCCACTCCAGGCTGCCACCCTTGGAAAAGCTGCACTTATCCCCGGCCAAAGGCAGCGGCCTCGAGCCTTTACCTCAGCCTGTTCGAGAGCGCCTGCTCCCGGGGCGGCCTGGCTGGAGGCCGCCAGGCCCGTCCGCGGATCGCTCCGTGAAGACGTCGTGCAAAAGGGACAAAATGCTCGTCAGGGTCCCCAAAAGCATCCTGGGTGATGGGGAAATTAATTATCAGCTCAAACTGGGTACATGTCAAGCAAAAAAATCCTCGAagaattttgtttattttctcaatGGACTACAACAATGTGGTACCAAGCGACAG ATGATAAATGGACAGATGACTTATTCAAACACGCTGCAGTACAACCCAGGGATACGCCAAGGGCCCATAAGGAGAACGGCGCCCTTTGTGATTACGGTTTCCTGTAATTATAGCAG GTATCATTATTCCTACAAAGTCGGCTATCTTCCAAAGATGCGCATGCGCCGCATCTTCAAAGCAATGCGAAACAGAGCCAATTTCATTCTGACCCCACGGAATG CTCAGTGGGAAAGGCTTGCTCCGTTGGATCAGTACATTCTTGGTGAGCCCATGTACTTTGAGGCCGAGGGTCCATCCATGCCCCAAGACATGAGGCTCTATGTCCACTCGTGTTATGCCACACCCAATAAGTCGCACACCTCCACACCTCAATTTCCAGTCGTGAAGGACtttgg GTGCATGATTGAAAGCAAATACAGTCGCTCCAGATTCATCCCATACAAACACAACGTTGTCCGATTCTCTGTGGATGCTTTCTACTTCCAAGGGATGACGGACCAA CTCTACATGCACTGCACCATGTCGGCAGAAAGCAACGTTCCCACTCCGACGGCAAAGTCCTGTAACTACGACACAAACTTGGgaag aTGGGTGGAGCTACACGGCTGGGACTGGGTATGTGCCTGCTGTGACTCCAGCTGTGGCTCTTCTGCTGCTTGTGAGAAACATCAtccc
- the LOC127600784 gene encoding transcription factor HES-7.1-A-like, producing the protein MKLMQDAEDPNRDRKLIKSQVEKRRRERMNHSLERLRCMLMQEPQQQEQQGPAQRRVEKTEILEHTVLFLHNTSKATNGQQPPQHSFQDGFHTCLQRAAHFLGPEGKSLWLALDTSFIQRSFSPSSSSSSSILHVLRHKSKHNRRAAAQAPRTPPQGQNWLGTCMESPPAEGPSLGPSVWRPWP; encoded by the exons ATGAAGCTCATGCAGGATGCGGAGGACCCAAACCGCGACAGAAAG CTAATAAAATCCCAAGTCGAGAAGCGTCGACGTGAGAGAATGAACCATAGTCTGGAGCGTTTGAGGTGCATGTTGATGCAAGAGCCACAACAACAGGAGCagcag GGTCCAGCGCAGCGTCGTGTGGAGAAGACCGAGATTTTGGAGCACACGGTCCTGTTCCTCCACAATACGAGCAAAGCAACAAATGGCCAACAACCACCGCAACATTCCTTCCAAGACGGCTTCCACACCTGCCTGCAAAGGGCCGCCCACTTCCTGGGGCCCGAGGGCAAAAGCCTGTGGCTCGCCTTGGATACCTCCTTCATCCAACGCTCCTTTTCaccttcatcctcctcttcttcctccatccTCCACGTGCTGAGACACAAGTCCAAGCACAACAGACGAGCGGCGGCTCAGGCCCCCAGAACCCCCCCGCAGGGGCAAAACTGGCTGGGGACGTGCATGGAGAGCCCCCCGGCGGAGGGCCCCTCACTTGGCCCCAGTGTGTGGAGGCCCTGGCCCTAA